In Dromaius novaehollandiae isolate bDroNov1 chromosome 4, bDroNov1.hap1, whole genome shotgun sequence, a single genomic region encodes these proteins:
- the TNIP2 gene encoding TNFAIP3-interacting protein 2 isoform X1, whose amino-acid sequence MHLAGLLLALEKKEKGQQGGRDSPSSAMCSVSEGSSTDPLVTRFKQVEETLEKLHRENRSLKSKVPRYNALCTLYHESAQQLKHLQLQLAAKEATIRELRSSLARQPPCSGEPAAGAAGAEPAPSLVESLLEQLGQVRQQLRDSERASAQKVETLSQEVQQLNQQLEEKNGEIQQMINQPPYEKEREILQLQKSLAEREKAQATSEVLCRSLTDETHQLQRKLASTAEMCQHLAKCLEEKQRREKGNSDDQNPIERSNQLLDNETSLQALICKLQDENRMLKQKVAHVEDLNAKWQKYDASRDEYVKRLHLQLKELKLQLEQQHGITSAQTNSELMQKEIFRLNKLLEEKMNECIKAKKELQDVKKASEGDNERIQMLEQQVLVYKDDFTSERSDRERAQNKIQELQAEVACLQHQLTRRQDSRDTTSHFRVHIGNQNHMYVQTNVEHLRGNSPGQTGKRRAASQSEQASPPADNGNSGSEGRAQGELRCPHCMRFFNDELSDEFLKHVAECCQ is encoded by the exons ATGCACCTGGCTGGATTATTGCTCGCcctggagaagaaagagaaggggcAGCAGGGTGGTCGGGACTCGCCGTCCTCAGCCATGTGCTCGGTAAGCGAGGGTAGCAGTACAGATCCCTTGGTGACCCGGTTCAAACAGGTGGAGGAGACGCTGGAAAAGCTGCACCGGGAAAACAGGAGCCTCAAGAGTAAAGTGCCTCGGTACAATGCCCTCTGCACCCTGTACCACGAGTCGGCTCAGCAACTGAAGCACCTTCAGCTGCAGCTCGCCGCCAAGGAGGCGACGATCCGGGAGCTGAGGAGCAGCCTGGCCCGGCAGCCGCCCTGCTCGGgcgagccggcggcgggggccgcgggcgccgagCCCGCCCCCTCCCTGGTGGAAAGCCTCCTGGAGCAGCTCGGCCAGGTCAGGCAGCAGCTTAGGGACAGCGAGCGGGCCTCGGCACAGAAGGTGGAGACTCTGAGTCAG GAAGTGCAGCAGTTAAATCAGCAACTagaggagaaaaatggagagaTACAGCAGATGATAAATCAGCCTCCCtatgaaaaggagagagaaatcttacagcttcagaaaagcttggcagagagagagaaagctcaGGCCACCAGTGAAGTCTTGTGCCGTTCACTTACTGATGAAACACACCAACTTCAACGCAAATTAGCATCCACGGCAGAAATGTGTCAACATCTGGCAAAATGTCTAGAAGagaagcaaagaagagaaaaggggaattcAGATGATCAGAATCCTATTGAAAGATCTAATCAG CTGTTAGACAACGAAACTTCACTTCAAGCCCTTATCTGCAAACTACAAGATGAAAACAGGATGTTAAAACAAAAAGTGGCTCAC GTGGAAGACTTAAATGCAAAATGGCAGAAGTATGATGCTAGTAGGGATGAGTATGTGAAGCGACTCCACTTGCAGCTAAAGGAACTGAAGTTGCAACTGGAGCAACAGCATGGCATAACTTCGGCACAAACAAATTCTGAGCTGATGCAAAAGGAGATATTCCGGTTAAACAAGctactggaagaaaaaatgaatgaatgtataaaagcaaagaaagaattaCAAGACGTAAAGAAGGCTAGCGAAGGAGATAACGAGCGCATACAAATGCTGGAGCAACAG GTCCTAGTTTACAAAGACGATTTTACATCTGAGAGATCAGACAGAGAACGAGCACAGAATAAAATACAAGAGCTTCAAGCAGAAGTTGCGTGTCTGCAACACCAGCTAACGAGAagacag gaCTCGAGAGACACAACTAGTCATTTCAGAGTTCACATTGGTAACCAGAACCATATGTATGTACAGACAAATGTCGAACATCTACGAGGCAACAGCCCAGGCCAAACGGGCAAGAGGAGAGCAGCTTCACAGTCTGAGCAAGCTTCTCCACCTGCAGACAATGGAAACTCAGGATCAGAGGGCAGGGCACAGGGTGAACTGAGGTGCCCTCATTGTATGAGGTTTTTCAACGATGAACTCAGTGATGAATTTCTCAAACATGTTGCTGAATGTTGTCAGTGA
- the TNIP2 gene encoding TNFAIP3-interacting protein 2 isoform X2, whose protein sequence is MHLAGLLLALEKKEKGQQGGRDSPSSAMCSEVQQLNQQLEEKNGEIQQMINQPPYEKEREILQLQKSLAEREKAQATSEVLCRSLTDETHQLQRKLASTAEMCQHLAKCLEEKQRREKGNSDDQNPIERSNQLLDNETSLQALICKLQDENRMLKQKVAHVEDLNAKWQKYDASRDEYVKRLHLQLKELKLQLEQQHGITSAQTNSELMQKEIFRLNKLLEEKMNECIKAKKELQDVKKASEGDNERIQMLEQQVLVYKDDFTSERSDRERAQNKIQELQAEVACLQHQLTRRQDSRDTTSHFRVHIGNQNHMYVQTNVEHLRGNSPGQTGKRRAASQSEQASPPADNGNSGSEGRAQGELRCPHCMRFFNDELSDEFLKHVAECCQ, encoded by the exons ATGCACCTGGCTGGATTATTGCTCGCcctggagaagaaagagaaggggcAGCAGGGTGGTCGGGACTCGCCGTCCTCAGCCATGTGCTCG GAAGTGCAGCAGTTAAATCAGCAACTagaggagaaaaatggagagaTACAGCAGATGATAAATCAGCCTCCCtatgaaaaggagagagaaatcttacagcttcagaaaagcttggcagagagagagaaagctcaGGCCACCAGTGAAGTCTTGTGCCGTTCACTTACTGATGAAACACACCAACTTCAACGCAAATTAGCATCCACGGCAGAAATGTGTCAACATCTGGCAAAATGTCTAGAAGagaagcaaagaagagaaaaggggaattcAGATGATCAGAATCCTATTGAAAGATCTAATCAG CTGTTAGACAACGAAACTTCACTTCAAGCCCTTATCTGCAAACTACAAGATGAAAACAGGATGTTAAAACAAAAAGTGGCTCAC GTGGAAGACTTAAATGCAAAATGGCAGAAGTATGATGCTAGTAGGGATGAGTATGTGAAGCGACTCCACTTGCAGCTAAAGGAACTGAAGTTGCAACTGGAGCAACAGCATGGCATAACTTCGGCACAAACAAATTCTGAGCTGATGCAAAAGGAGATATTCCGGTTAAACAAGctactggaagaaaaaatgaatgaatgtataaaagcaaagaaagaattaCAAGACGTAAAGAAGGCTAGCGAAGGAGATAACGAGCGCATACAAATGCTGGAGCAACAG GTCCTAGTTTACAAAGACGATTTTACATCTGAGAGATCAGACAGAGAACGAGCACAGAATAAAATACAAGAGCTTCAAGCAGAAGTTGCGTGTCTGCAACACCAGCTAACGAGAagacag gaCTCGAGAGACACAACTAGTCATTTCAGAGTTCACATTGGTAACCAGAACCATATGTATGTACAGACAAATGTCGAACATCTACGAGGCAACAGCCCAGGCCAAACGGGCAAGAGGAGAGCAGCTTCACAGTCTGAGCAAGCTTCTCCACCTGCAGACAATGGAAACTCAGGATCAGAGGGCAGGGCACAGGGTGAACTGAGGTGCCCTCATTGTATGAGGTTTTTCAACGATGAACTCAGTGATGAATTTCTCAAACATGTTGCTGAATGTTGTCAGTGA